Within the Hermetia illucens chromosome 6, iHerIll2.2.curated.20191125, whole genome shotgun sequence genome, the region tattgatttgtttcagattattcagttggttagtttctgagaataggacCGTGAAAGAAATAtcgctttcgaccccccgcacttcccacctttctaaccaATATCAGATCTAAGGatggattcgaaaagtactaaccaagacctctcagttgataccccacatgactatatttggtaaaaaaatattacaccccCTCTTTGCCTTAATggaacctccccccccccccccacacacaccttaaaaaggaagctcCCAGTTAATAACTACCGTGCATTCTTATTCAAACACAATTTCAAACTGGTAATAAGTTTTCCCAAATCAATATGAATGTTGAATGAAGAAtgggaaaaaagaaatgaaaaactcACCCTAGCACGCTTGATGAGTTCAGTTTGGGCTGCTGGAACATTTTCCTTCTTTCCTCCCCAGGCGCGGAGTACAGAGGCCTGGAGGGCACGTCCGTAGGAGAAGGTTAGTGCCCATGGTTTCAAAAGTGACACTTGATTGATGGCATTCAAGTGAACGGAAGCTTCCTCTTCGGATTGACCACCGGACAAGAAGGTGATTCCTGTGCAAAAATAAATTAAGATACAATTTTATAATAATCGCTTAAAAATTGGATgataaaaatttttaattaaaatcgatCTGTATTTAATAGAAAAGAGCCTTTAATACCTTAGAGAATTCATTGCTAATAGGAAAAAATAACTTACCAGGAACTGCAGCAGGTACTGTACGGCGCAACGCGGTTACGGTAGCCAAAGCAACTTCTTCAGGAGTGTTCTTCTTTGGACAACTTTGACCAGCTGTAACCATGTTTGGTTTCAATAAGGTACCTTCCAAGTAGACATGATGATCGTTCAATGCCTTGTAGACAGCAGCCAAAACAGTCTCGGTGACCTTTTGGGCGCGATCCAAGTCATGATCACCATCAGGGAGGACTTCAGGTTCAACAATTGGGACAATACGTTGTGACTGGCAAATTGAGGCATAACGAGCCAAAACATTAGCATTTTCCAAAATAGCTTGGTAGCTTGGTGTGTTCTTGCCAATTTTCAATACGCAACGCCATTTAGCAAAATCACAACCGTCCTTTTTGTATTGAGCACAACGGGCTGCCAAATCATCAAGACCTGGAAtagaaataaatgaattttattgAGATTGTTCTCCATTGTTGAATGAAATTAAGCagggacattttttttcaagttttcacCAGTTTATCAAGGAAAAAGTAATTTCGCCGACGCCCATTAAACTATCAACAAAGGCAAGTGAATCAAGTTGATGATcacatttgtaaatattttcagaaaatagaTGTAAGTCATAATATGTCATGCCAAGTCATAAACTATGTTGATGTACCACGATCACTCTAGCTTGTACTGTAGAATGTAGGTGTGACATAAAAAGGTCAAATGAGATGAAAGACGATGGATTAATTGCAAGGACCTTAGTCTATTATATAAAAGTGGAAGCTGTTGGTGTATATATCCCTTTGTGATCGATGGATTCCGAAACAGTTTAATCGATCGCCATGAAAATTGGGGAAATGGTTGAAGGGGGAGGGGGTTACGCATGGGCAGATAGATGGTCCCTCCTTCAATTCTAATGAAAGCTCGTGGCGGCGATCCCTTTATGGGGTTGGTTGGTTTCAAAggtggaaaatattttattcaaacaGTTTATCATATAAAGGATACATATTTGATTAGTACTTTGtgaaattcttattaaaaaatttttgaaaattcaaatcttCTGTTTAGTAATCTGTAAGCTTTGTCTTTCTTGTTATCCGCTTCCAGGCAATCATCATTAAACCATTCGTTACGGTTCCTCCGTTCTACATACCCGAAGGTGCTTTTAGTTGCACCCTCAATAACATCCCTAATTTTTCGCCTCATTTGGTCACTACTTTCCTTAGAATCAACATAAGGTAGTGcatcgaaatgttctttgattgcTGACATGTGAGCCAGTTGGACCGTGTaatctttcaaattttccacattGATTTTAGGAATCCAACTCCTGTGGCTGTTTCTGATTTTGTCTATTCGACAATGATATTTCCCTCTAACCAGGAAATGGTCTGAGTCACCGTTAGCACTTTCTAAATGTGTTGTTTATGGAAAAGGCGGCACCGAATTCTCCGCTTTCTGGCTTTTTTGCTGTTGATAAATACTGTGTAAGATCGGCAATAATTTACTTCGCTCCAGAGCCATTTCGTTTCTTGGAGTACGAGGATGCTAATGTTGTTACAGCATATTTCCTGGAGAAGCTCCCGCAGTTCATCCGTTCGAAAAAGGGATCGCACATTCCAAAATTCAAAAGAGTAGTCCATTTTACATTGCTGAAATTCCCCACCAAAAAGTTTGCACCCTCTCCAGGGATGGggttgaaattctgaaaatgtttaaaaatgCCATCCAAAAAATCGAACATTGGAAGAAGATCAACCAGACATGCACAGCAACTGTCAGTCAGTagagctgctgaaatatctAAAGAACATGACTCGTGACTGAAAACAGAATGAATCAGGTCCTCTATTTCAAGAGCTGCGGAAACATGAGAAGAGCAAGATGCCTGATTTAATAACCTTCAACTTTGGAGTTTTCGCTTTGAACGAGTACCAAAACATCAATCATATGGTTTACGAATTACAAATCTTCCAGCAAAAGTGTATACGTTCAgaattaccgaagaggaagacGCACAACATGGTGAAATTGAACACTCATGACAGATTCGATCAACATTGAGGAGCATAAATCAGCATACAATTGAAATGAAAGCTATGATTACAAAATGCGCCGAAATGTACACATTGATATGATGGCTATATTGTGCTTACATTGTCGCGTTTTGAAGTTTTACATTGGCAAGGTCAATTGACCACAATTGACTGAGcgaagcccgaaggtctctgttcactTGAACGTAACTGCAactcccatgaagctcccactgcGGGGTCAACCGTAATAACCGAGCTGAATTCACATAAAACAGGAGTTCTCCTAAAACCAATGAATTCAGGGtctatcccggtttccatggtaccggTAGACCACTGGTAAGGTTCGTGACTTACTGTCACTTGAGAtgatgagtccccgtgtagacCCGGGTGTGTAATTAGGCCtttagagcattcgcctactgcgtcACGGTCAATAAgacaatgtgatacagcgtctcccagtgCCACCTCTATAAAGGTTCTACTCAGCCACTTGCTGCTCCTGGTTTCAAAAGCATAAAATTAAGGGTATAATTAtggaatataaataaaataggaCACTTAATAATCAAAATGATAATCGATAATTCAACTGAGCTTGTTGTCAGCAAATAGTTTCGAACAGAAACAGAATCCTTGAGTGACGTCGATTTGCAAAAGGATTGAACACccgaatatgcagaaaaaaattgtttgaagttCATTTGAGTACGAAAAATGACCTGTAAAATGTAAAACTCAGCTTCTTCATCAACTATCAAGCTCACCCTTACGTAATACCCACTGTTTTGATTAACGAGATAATGGAGACCCATTGCCTGGTAGTATATCTACATAATGGTGACCTAATGTCTCGAAGTATATCCAGACCATCCCATACGCCCCCCCTCCCTCAAGATTTGGCAACTGATGTCTAAACTATAACCTTCTTTAAAACCACGAGTTTCCCTATGCCCAGAAATCACCTTAGAGTTGCAGAA harbors:
- the LOC119660519 gene encoding fructose-bisphosphate aldolase isoform X1 → MTTYFNYPSKELQEELSRIAKAIVAPGKGILAADESVSTMGKRLADIGLENTDEYRRQYRQLLFTTDAVVAENVSGVILFHETLYQKADDGTPFVELLKKKGIIPGIKVDKGVVPLMGSEDECTTQGLDDLAARCAQYKKDGCDFAKWRCVLKIGKNTPSYQAILENANVLARYASICQSQRIVPIVEPEVLPDGDHDLDRAQKVTETVLAAVYKALNDHHVYLEGTLLKPNMVTAGQSCPKKNTPEEVALATVTALRRTVPAAVPGITFLSGGQSEEEASVHLNAINQVSLLKPWALTFSYGRALQASVLRAWGGKKENVPAAQTELIKRARANGDASCAKYVAGSVVGAGADKALFIANHAY
- the LOC119660519 gene encoding fructose-bisphosphate aldolase isoform X3, encoding MTTYFNYPSKELQEELSRIAKAIVAPGKGILAADESVSTMGKRLADIGLENTDEYRRQYRQLLFTTDAVVAENVSGVILFHETLYQKADDGTPFVELLKKKGIIPGIKVDKGVVPLMGSEDECTTQGLDDLAARCAQYKKDGCDFAKWRCVLKIGKNTPSYQAILENANVLARYASICQSQRIVPIVEPEVLPDGDHDLDRAQKVTETVLAAVYKALNDHHVYLEGTLLKPNMVTAGQSCPKKNTPEEVALATVTALRRTVPAAVPGITFLSGGQSEEEASVHLNAINQVSLLKPWALTFSYGRALQASVLRAWGGKKENVPAAQTELIKRARANGLACQAKYVAGSIKSYAAGTSLFANGDASCAKYVAGSVVGAGADKALFIANHAY
- the LOC119660519 gene encoding fructose-bisphosphate aldolase isoform X2, with amino-acid sequence MTTYFNYPSKELQEELSRIAKAIVAPGKGILAADESVSTMGKRLADIGLENTDEYRRQYRQLLFTTDAVVAENVSGVILFHETLYQKADDGTPFVELLKKKGIIPGIKVDKGVVPLMGSEDECTTQGLDDLAARCAQYKKDGCDFAKWRCVLKIGKNTPSYQAILENANVLARYASICQSQRIVPIVEPEVLPDGDHDLDRAQKVTETVLAAVYKALNDHHVYLEGTLLKPNMVTAGQSCPKKNTPEEVALATVTALRRTVPAAVPGITFLSGGQSEEEASVHLNAINQVSLLKPWALTFSYGRALQASVLRAWGGKKENVPAAQTELIKRARANGLACQAKYVAGSIKSYAAGTSLFVKSHAY